The region CTCCATCAGGGTGACACGGGCGGGAATCTGGTTCTGCTCCTCCACCCAGTAGGCAATCACGTTGTCCGTCGGCGACCAAGAGAATCCGCGGATGCCGGGGATCTTGATCGACTTCAAATCAAGCAGGTAGAACGAGGGCGTCTCGTAGATGTGGATCGAGTTCTCACCCATGCGGGCCACAAACTTGTCATCGTGCGACCAGCGGAACATGGACAGCACCGACATACCGTCGGCAACGAACGAACGCTTCTCGGCTCCAGTACGGATGTCCCAGATGATGATCTTTTGTCCCGTGGGCGTGGGGCCGTAGGTAACCAGATAGTTTTCGCAGGGCGAGAATTCAACGAACTGGGTGCCGGGATGGGGGAACTTCTGAATCTTCTGGAAGTTGCTGCCTCCCCAGATGGCTACACCAGGCTTGTGGAAAGTGACCACATAAGTTCCCAGAGGCGACCACTTGACGAAGGTATCAGTAAACCGTTCGCGGGTCTCCAGCTCACTGGGCTCAGGCAGGGTATTCTGCCAGAAGCCCACTTGCACGCAGTTCGGGGCGGTCTCAGCGGCAACACAATATTGATCGTACGCATCGGGATCGTTGATGAAGTTGTACAAATCGCTTTGTACTTTGAAGGTCTGAATGGTTGGAGGCTCCCACTTTTCCGGGATGTTCTCGTACCTATAGAACAAAGATATCGGATTCAATATTAGAACACCTGTTTAATACAGAACCTCTCGGAAAACTCACTTCTGAAAATCGGTAAACAGGTTGACAGCAAACGTGTGGTTCTTATCCAGGCGGTGGTTGTTCAGCTTCTTAACTGCATCCTCTGCCTGGCTGGCATGCTTGTACTCCATGAAGGCATAGCCCTTGGTCTTTCCTTCCTCATCGACGGGGTAGACTACGTTGACAATGTCACCGCAGTGAGAGAAAAGCTTGTTGATGACAGACTTGAGTTTCTCCAGACGCACCGGCTCCACCTTGGGGATGTTATCCACCACCACAACGCTTTCTACGCCGTCCGCCTCCGAGGGGCGCTGGGCCAGCATGTCGCCGAGCAGATCTGTAAGTGCATTTCGCGAATTAATGAATGTTTCTATGCAAAGCCGCAGCCCACACCGCAAAGTGAGGTTAGATTTCCGCGTGTGATGCGCTGGCAGCGACCAAACTCACCTTCATCGCTGATGGTGTCCACAAAGCCGGGAGGATCCTCAAAGTTTGGTTCTTCATTATAGTCGCTGTCGTTGGCGTCGGCGCCCGCAtgctttttggccattttcagCGATCTATTTGCAAATTTCCGTCATcaaacacacacgcacaaAGTGAAAAAGAAAGTAGGGTTGTCAACAATAAAAGAAACTATTAAAATATCGATAAGTGTATGACCATGGTTAAACTATGACCGCCGAGGGtcgatatattataaaaagtgtgttaaaataattatttaatattgtCATTAActgcatttaaataaatttattatattaacgaggtttgtttttaaacgatttaataattaacaaaattcAACATATTAGTGAGGTTTGTCTTGAAAAGATACATTTTGTATCGATAGCTTCGATAGATATTTTAAAAGGTTTGATGGACCTGTTTCGACTATTTAGTAGTTTCCATAAGATACAAATTAGATAAGAGATAATTGTTTTATATAATAGATTATTGTTGAATAAAGAGATAAAATATCGGGGAAAAATATCACAGGGTGATTAGTTAGATACAAATGTATCGGCATACATCAAACTGTTTGCAGCATTGGCAAGCTCGGTCACTCTGGCACAAACGGCGCAATTAGAggaaaattgtgaaaatatCTGTAATGTGTTAAAACGCCCATCGAAGACCGCACAATTGTTGCAGATACGGCGCGCAATCAGCACAAGTAAATGAAACTAAACGCGATGTGAGGGTGTCGGTAGTTGACTGGGAAATTCGTTTTTCGTTGCCCACGAATTGCGTCTGCCCTGgcgtgtgtgtatgtgtgaacgaactgtgcgtgtgtgtgtgcctgcgCGTAATTAAACAAAGTACATATTTCCAAGTTACATATTTCAAAGACAGAAAAAGAGACTCCAAGCGACTGCTCCCCATTTCCTTCCTCACACCCCCCGCCCGCCCtgactcccactcccactccatCACCAAGTGCAAAGCACGCACACACCTGCGCCAAAATGCAGGTGCAGGAGCAAAGGGCAGTGCATAAAGTGCATGTCGCTGGGCTGGTGCGGTAAACAATTACCAATCGGACGGAAAATCTGTGAAAATTTTTAGCTCTATGCAGTATTTTCGCatgcatgtatgtatatgtgtatgtaaatatgaaatatgtaaaggcagcaacagcaagcAGCAGCATAGGCGAATACACACATGGAGAAAATCGCCCAAAAAACTTTCTGCGCAAGGCCGCAGAAAAGTGGCCGAGAGGCACAGGCAcaggctctctctctctatctctgtGGCTCGCGTCTCGCCAGGCGAGAGCGAGTGGGTGGGCTGTGGGCTGTCGGCTGTGGGAGAGAGCTGGGTGCCTAGCCTTGGTTGGCCCAATGTATGAATGAATTTTCGCTTTTGCCAATTTTATGTTAATAAAACGTCACTGCTGCCACAAAACTAACAAGTTATAGCCATTAGAAGTCATGCAGAAGCAAAAATCATAGATCGGTTAGTGATTCCGATTGGTAATTGCCGTACAGACTCCCGATTCAAGCCTCTCTCTGCTCAGCTTTTCTCGAGGTGCTCCGAGGCTTGTTACATCTTTTGTTGCTTGGAAGagtggtgttggtgttggtgtgcGTGCGTGCGTGCGGAGTTTTCCACTGTGTGTTTGTCTACACGCCCACATAAGTGGCCCTGTTTGTGTATTTGGGAAAGTAAAAGTGATTCTCGATTTATGGTGCTGCTTTCTCGCTGTTGTGCcacaccaacaaaaaaataatcgaaAGAAAACCCCAAATAGAAAGCTCCTCATCATCAACAACAATTAATTATTGATGTTCGTTCGTTCGTTCTCGCCCCCCCTTTCCACGAATCTAGTGAATGAATAAACCGGAAACTGTCGCAAGACCCGACTTTGTGCCAAAATAATCAAGGATCCGCAGATACAGATAACCTACTCCAACCACCCCTACGCCCCCCGTCAACGACAGAACAACAACATCCGAAGAGGAAGAGGAGCCAGCCTATATATAATACAGATATAACCAAAACTACttgctactgctgctgtttggtcgtcgtcgtcgttgtcgttgttgttgttgttgttatccttgtatcctttttttccGGAACGTTtgtgcagcagcagctctGAATGTCTTTATGCTTTAATCATGGTGTATTTcgccaccaacaacaacaacaccgaCACTATACGCTGCTATATTAGAATCTTTCTGATAACGAACCATGACAGAAGGACATGAAAGGTGAGTTTATGACATATAAAGTAGTTTTAAggatttattcatttaaataataattttttaagttattttgtAGAAGCCAAGCTAAGATCTCAAGACCCTTAGAGTTAGAAGGATCAGCCCAGCCTGTAGGGCCATACGATCTTGTAGTGCCTCGAGTAGTAATTGCTTCCAATTGTCGGGCTTTTGAAAACAAACTGATATGGACAGCCAATGAAACGCTTATTAATTGAACCGACAAgctgttctttttttttattttttcctcgcattcaatgaaataaatttaatgaatgaatgaaagaAGGAAGAAGCCGTCAGTCAGTGAGTCACTGTCTAGCAAAATAAAGAGTCTCCACATTGTCTGTCGACACTTTTAATGAATGAAATGGAACGCCCCCATGTGCGGTTTCTTCGCTTCAGGGTCCAATAATTGCCGTTGTTACGACTGGCTACTGGCCTGGCGCTGTTCCGATGTTCCCGATGTTCGGCTATTCTAGCTCTTTAAATTCTATTCGAAAATGATgtcattttttgtgtttgtccgtttgttgttttcttttagTATTTACACCAAAAAGGGAGGACGTGGTGGGGGGGGAGGGGCCTGCGCAACAAGAACAAaagcgagaaaaaaaaaaagaaataaaaacatagCACCCCAAGGTTCTTATAGTTTTCATTCATGCCTTGCTATTTTATTTGAGTTTCTATAATGAATTGATATTTTTGCTTATAatgggtgtttttttttttagaggaagtggttcttaaattttaataaatttgactTAATTCTTGAAGATTATtagaattaatattttatttagttttttaaaaatatatcctCTATTTGGAACACCCTGTCATGTTGCATTGCTCAGTTCCAGCGGAAACcgattctattttattttatttttgttgttattttttttatttaaaagtatgTAAATAGGTAACTGTAAATGGGAACATCATGTCCACGCGACACGGATGATATGCAAATATATGCCAGTCGGAGCATGTCTTGTTTGGTTGGATTTCTGACAATGGAGCCATCACAACTATTTGACCATTTAACGGGGTGCTGTGTATTGgaacttttttgttgttgttgttgttgttgcctctCCGTCTATTGTGTGGGCTTGCAacaccaaccaaccaaccaacactAACGTTGgccaatacacacacacacactgagaCCTCACTGAGAGCGTTGTTCATTCATCTTTTTCTGGTTTCTGCTGCAGAAGTTACCTTTTGCGAGTGGGTGTGTGTCTGCCCTGCCtctcagtgtgtgtgtgtgtgtgtgtgtgtgtgggagtaTTTAAGCCATTCAGTTGGTAACAAAGTTTGAGGAGAGCCAGCCGAGCATCACCAAGCCAGGTACTGCCAAGTCGGGCTGGCAAATCAATGAATGTTGGCTAGAAAACCAGAAAGTAGTTAGTTAAGTTGGTTCCAAACAAGGTCCAGATCATACATAGAActgccccacacacacacacacacaaaggcATGCCAGCTCTCTCCCTTTTCCCACGCATGCGCTGATGATGTCCTTTCGAAGAGAGCTTCCAAATATTGATAGACTTTTAGTTTCGGCTTGAGGCAGGCTCTTCTAGACTTTTACcatctaaatatatatatacatatatatatatgtatgtatgtgtgtattatttttatgtttgaaGGAGTTTGTGGTTTCTATTTTAGTGTCCGACTACACCCAGGTCTTGAAGAATAACTATGCTTAG is a window of Drosophila bipectinata strain 14024-0381.07 chromosome 2R, DbipHiC1v2, whole genome shotgun sequence DNA encoding:
- the eIF3b gene encoding eukaryotic translation initiation factor 3 subunit B, producing the protein MAKKHAGADANDSDYNEEPNFEDPPGFVDTISDEDLLGDMLAQRPSEADGVESVVVVDNIPKVEPVRLEKLKSVINKLFSHCGDIVNVVYPVDEEGKTKGYAFMEYKHASQAEDAVKKLNNHRLDKNHTFAVNLFTDFQKYENIPEKWEPPTIQTFKVQSDLYNFINDPDAYDQYCVAAETAPNCVQVGFWQNTLPEPSELETRERFTDTFVKWSPLGTYVVTFHKPGVAIWGGSNFQKIQKFPHPGTQFVEFSPCENYLVTYGPTPTGQKIIIWDIRTGAEKRSFVADGMSVLSMFRWSHDDKFVARMGENSIHIYETPSFYLLDLKSIKIPGIRGFSWSPTDNVIAYWVEEQNQIPARVTLMEIPKKREIRNKNLFHVADCKLHWQKSGDYLCVKVDRYSKLKKDKKELDVKFLGMFYNFEIFHMREKEIPVDSVEIRELILAFAWEPIGNKFSIIHGEPNSSNVSFYEVNKGVKPSLVKRLEKKSCTHLFWSPRGQFIVMANLTMGTFEFVDSTNDYIISASPDHFRASEVEWDPTGRYVVTGVSSWKVKEDTGFNMYTFQGRIIKRTILKNFVQFLWRPRPPTLLAEEKQKEIKKNLKKYYAVFEQKDRLRLTRASKELLEKRSQLRETFMEYRNKRIAEWKDQKSRRVMLRGHVDTDNLETEEVDEEIVEFLVKEEITLLE